One segment of Prionailurus bengalensis isolate Pbe53 chromosome X, Fcat_Pben_1.1_paternal_pri, whole genome shotgun sequence DNA contains the following:
- the TMEM187 gene encoding transmembrane protein 187, translating to MQPESTRALCHVAVASCFCLAVVYAGVFDGVSIQVGYEHYAEAPVAGLPVFLAMPFNSLVNVAYVLLGVYWLRRKAVPLGHPVHARRARYLKDVFAAMALVYGPVQWLRVATQTHRAAVLDQWLTLPIFAWPAAWCLSLDRGWRPGLFLAIEGLSLGSYGLAWLHPCGFEAALAAHIAAAVGRALHAHGRHGGASSGRHLALGVLSCAGFVVLKLCDHQLARWRLFQRLTGHFWSKVCDVLQFHCAFLFLTSLSTSRRLPPDGKAR from the coding sequence ATGCAGCCCGAGTCCACGCGGGCGCTGTGCCACGTGGCTGTGGCCAGCTGCTTCTGCCTGGCCGTCGTCTACGCGGGGGTTTTCGACGGCGTCTCCATTCAAGTGGGCTACGAACACTACGCTGAAGCCCCGGTCGCCGGCCTCCCCGTCTTCCTGGCCATGCCCTTCAACTCACTCGTTAACGTGGCCTACGTGCTCCTGGGGGTGTACTGGCTGCGGAGGAAGGCGGTTCCCCTGGGGCACCCCGTGCATGCGCGGAGGGCTCGCTACCTGAAGGACGTGTTTGCCGCCATGGCCCTGGTGTATGGCCCGGTGCAGTGGCTGCGGGTCGCCACGCAGACGCACCGCGCCGCTGTGCTGGACCAGTGGCTCACATTGCCCATCTTCGCGTGGCCCGCGGCCTGGTGCCTCTCCCTGGACAGGGGCTGGAGGCCCGGCCTGTTCCTGGCCATCGAGGGCCTCTCCCTCGGCAGTTACGGCCTCGCCTGGCTGCACCCCTGCGGCTTTGAGGCCGCACTGGCCGCACACATCGCGGCGGCCGTGGGCCGGGCCCTGCACGCTCACGGGCGCCACGGCGGCGCCTCCTCGGGAAGGCACTTGGCGCTGGGCGTGCTGTCCTGCGCGGGCTTCGTGGTCCTCAAGCTGTGTGACCACCAGCTCGCTCGGTGGCGTCTCTTCCAGCGGCTCACGGGCCACTTCTGGTCCAAAGTGTGTGACGTGCTCCAGTTCCACTGCGCCTTCTTGTTTCTGACCAGTTTAAGCACCAGCCGGAGACTTCCTCCGGATGGGAAGGCGCGTTGA